TGGGGTTCATCAGGCGGGTGTAGATGTTCCCCATCTCCTTGAGGGCGAAGAGATTGGCGGCGTGCTCCGAGGAGTTGAAGACGTAGGAGCTGGTCTGGTAGATCGGGACGGCACGCGAGTTGGTGGTCGGGTCGGGAACCTGGCCGGCATGCAGAGCCTTGGTGCCGAGCCGGTACTGGGTTTCTTCGGACATGGTCAGCCTCCTTGGGGGGTGAAATGCGCTGGGTGAATCGCGAATTGATAGTTCAATGCTCGGGAACCTTGAGGAATTATCGGTACCAGTTTGGAGCGCACTAGTCAAGAATTAATATCGGCCGATGGCGTTGCAATGCGGCTCTAAATATAGCAGAGAATCCGGGGTTGGCAGCATGTAATGCCTGAGTGCGGATCAGGAACGGAATCGCACCCCATGGCGCCGCAGCCGAGCAAAGCCGGAGTCGCGAGAAATAATGTGTATAATTGGCTCAACGGCACGCATCTGAGAGGAGACGGTGTGAAAGACAGCCGTAAAAAGACCCCCGCCCCCGGGGAGGACATTCTCCTGCTGGTCGCTGCCCTGCCAGCCGAGCTGCAGGCAGTTCTCCTCAAGATGGAGCTGGACAAGCTTCTCGAGGTGGTGATGGACCTGGGAAGGATCCCCGAGGCCCGCTTCCCCGAGAGGGTCGCGCCGCTTTCCGACAATCTGGTCACCCCGGAAGACTTGGCCCATGTAACCGCCTTGCTGGGGGAATTCGGTGACGACAACCGTGCCGGCATCGAGCGGACGCTCCACCGCATCTCGGCCATCCGCAACCGAAAAGGGCAGATCATCGGCCTCACCCTCCGCGTCGGGAGGGCGGTGTTGGGCGGGATCGAGCTGTTGCGCGACCTGATCGAAACCGGCCAAAGCCTCCTCATCCTGGGGCGGCCGGGGGTGGGAAAAACGACCAAGCTGCGGGAGATGGCGAGAGTGCTCGCCGACGATCTGCACAAGCGGGTGATCGTCATCGATACCTCCAACGAAATCGCCGGAGACGGCGACATTCCCCACCAGGGAATCGGCAGTGCCCGGCGGATGCAGGTGCCTCGCGTCGAGCGCCAGCACGCCGTCATGATCGAGGCGGTCGAGAACCACATGCCGGAGGTGATCATCGTCGACGAGATCGGCACCGAGGCCGAGGCGGCAGCGGCTCGCACCATCGCCGAGCGCGGGGTCCAACTCATCGGCACGGCCCATGGCAACACCCTGGAGAATCTGGTCAAGAACCCCACCCTCTCCGACCTGGTGGGAGGCGTCCAGGTGGTGACGCTGAGCGACGAAGAGGCCCGCCGGCGACGCACAGCGAAAACCGTCAGCGAGCGCCGGGCGCCTCCCACCTTCGACATCGTGGTGGAGATGGTGGACCGGGACGAGGTGATTGTCCACCCCGACACCGCTGCCGCGGTCGATGCTCTCCTGCGCGGCTTCCCTCTCCGCGGCGAGCGGCGCGAGCAGGCCGCCAACGGCCAGATCCACGTGCTGGTGCAGGAAGGAGAGCCGCCAGTCCACCCGAACCTGGCGGCGGAAGAGCCTGCCCGCCGCGGTCCGGCCCGCATCTATCCCTACGCCGTTTCCCGCGACCTCCTCGAGCGGGTGATCCGCAGCCTGGGCCTCAACGCCCGCACGGTTGGCGGGCCGGAACAGGCGGACCTGATTCTGGCGCTGCGCTCCCGGGACGGCGACCTGCGCCTCAAGCGGATCATGGAGAAGGGCGGCGCCTCGCTTCACTTCATCAAGCGGAACACCGCCAACGAGATGCGGCGACTGCTGGAACGGACCTTCCATATCCTGGAAGGGGTCGAGGGTGAGGAAATACATGAGATGGTAGACGAAACGGAAGCGGCCATCCGGCGGGTCCTCGCTGAAGGGGTGGAGGCGCCTCTGGCCCCGCGGCGTCCGGCTCTGCGCCGGATGCAGCATCGGATCATCGCCGGCCGGGGTCTGGTGGCGGAGAGCACGGGTAAGGAACCGCAGCGCCACCTGGTCATCCGTCCAGGCGAGGGGGAATGAGATAGGGTGGGGGGAGGCTGACATTCATGAAGCATCCACCGTAATAGCGGTTGACGCCTGCTTTCCAGACCTATAAATTGCTTCCAGTAAAAAATCGAATCCTCGGAGGAGGCTGTCATGAAGCGAGTTGTCCTGTTCGTCATCACCAACCTGGCGATTGTCCTCGTGCTCGGCATCGTGCTGAGCCTCTTGGGAGTCGATCGCATTCTCGATGCGCAGGGGGTCGGCCTCGACCTCTATAGCCTGCTGGTCTTCGCCGCCGTCTTCGGTTTCGGCGGTTCGTTGATCTCGCTGGCCATCTCCAAATGGACGGCCAAACGGCTGACCGGCGCCCAGGTTATCGAGAGCCCCCGCAACGCCACCGAAGCATGGCTGGTCAACACCGTCAGGCGGCAGGCCGAGCGGGCCGGCATCGGCATGCCCGAGGTGGCGATCTACAATTCTCCCGATGTCAACGCCTTTGCCACCGGCATGCGAAGAAACAGCGCTCTGGTCGCGGTCAGCACCGGACTGCTGCAGTCGATGACGGAGGAGGAGGCGGAGGCTGTTCTCGGCCACGAAGTCAGTCACGTGGCCAACGGCGACATGATCACCCTTGCCCTCATCCAGGGGGTCGTGAATACCTTCGTCATTGTCCTGTCGCGGGTAGTGGGGCATCTGGTCGACCGGGCCGTATTCAAGACCGAGCGCGGCCACGGCCCGGCCTTTTATATCACTTCGATCGTCGCTCAGTTGGTCTTCGGCATCCTCGCCAGCATGATCGTGATGTGGTTCAGTCGGCAACGGGAGTTCCGCGCTGATGCCGGCAGCGCCGGTCTGGCGGGCCGTGAAAAGATGATTGCCGCCCTGCAGCG
This is a stretch of genomic DNA from Desulfuromonadales bacterium. It encodes these proteins:
- the htpX gene encoding protease HtpX, translated to MKRVVLFVITNLAIVLVLGIVLSLLGVDRILDAQGVGLDLYSLLVFAAVFGFGGSLISLAISKWTAKRLTGAQVIESPRNATEAWLVNTVRRQAERAGIGMPEVAIYNSPDVNAFATGMRRNSALVAVSTGLLQSMTEEEAEAVLGHEVSHVANGDMITLALIQGVVNTFVIVLSRVVGHLVDRAVFKTERGHGPAFYITSIVAQLVFGILASMIVMWFSRQREFRADAGSAGLAGREKMIAALQRLQKTTTHPLPDQMAAFGISGSRGSGLRRLFMTHPPLEERIEALRAGR
- a CDS encoding R3H domain-containing nucleic acid-binding protein gives rise to the protein MKDSRKKTPAPGEDILLLVAALPAELQAVLLKMELDKLLEVVMDLGRIPEARFPERVAPLSDNLVTPEDLAHVTALLGEFGDDNRAGIERTLHRISAIRNRKGQIIGLTLRVGRAVLGGIELLRDLIETGQSLLILGRPGVGKTTKLREMARVLADDLHKRVIVIDTSNEIAGDGDIPHQGIGSARRMQVPRVERQHAVMIEAVENHMPEVIIVDEIGTEAEAAAARTIAERGVQLIGTAHGNTLENLVKNPTLSDLVGGVQVVTLSDEEARRRRTAKTVSERRAPPTFDIVVEMVDRDEVIVHPDTAAAVDALLRGFPLRGERREQAANGQIHVLVQEGEPPVHPNLAAEEPARRGPARIYPYAVSRDLLERVIRSLGLNARTVGGPEQADLILALRSRDGDLRLKRIMEKGGASLHFIKRNTANEMRRLLERTFHILEGVEGEEIHEMVDETEAAIRRVLAEGVEAPLAPRRPALRRMQHRIIAGRGLVAESTGKEPQRHLVIRPGEGE